A genome region from Thermomonospora amylolytica includes the following:
- a CDS encoding (2Fe-2S)-binding protein — protein MPTARRDDPTADVPADVLVDALADVAALGPFFAVSTDPAEEVDPLWRPFPGGVERLVDLTAARLGTAEPRVAASTAHLSLAARLWSPVLGCALLHGVVPSLAALRHRAAAPGVVPLWLAELRGRRPERAQDLAEAVYCAVIDEQLEAVNAFVRERFPVAEGLLWGNAASALIGTLRVVAAARPAHAGAARDLAARLLALGRLRGTGVLHGPGLAFRRRSCCLYYRIPGGGLCGDCCLDAPPAVRR, from the coding sequence GTGCCGACGGCCCGCCGCGACGACCCCACCGCCGATGTCCCGGCCGATGTTCTGGTCGACGCCCTGGCCGATGTCGCCGCCCTCGGCCCCTTCTTCGCCGTCTCCACCGATCCGGCCGAAGAGGTCGATCCGCTCTGGCGGCCGTTCCCGGGCGGCGTCGAGCGGCTGGTCGACCTGACCGCGGCCCGGCTGGGCACCGCCGAGCCGCGGGTCGCCGCCTCCACCGCCCACCTGTCCCTGGCCGCCCGGCTCTGGTCCCCGGTGCTGGGCTGCGCGCTGCTGCACGGCGTCGTGCCGAGCCTGGCGGCGCTGCGGCATCGGGCCGCCGCCCCCGGTGTGGTCCCGTTGTGGCTGGCGGAGCTACGGGGCCGGAGACCTGAACGGGCGCAGGACTTGGCCGAGGCCGTGTATTGCGCAGTGATCGACGAACAACTCGAGGCCGTCAACGCCTTCGTCCGGGAGCGGTTCCCCGTCGCCGAGGGCCTGCTGTGGGGGAACGCCGCCTCGGCTCTGATCGGGACGCTCCGGGTCGTCGCCGCGGCCCGTCCCGCCCACGCCGGCGCGGCCCGCGACCTGGCCGCCCGCCTGCTGGCCCTCGGCCGGCTGCGGGGCACCGGCGTGCTGCACGGCCCCGGCCTGGCCTTCCGCCGCCGGAGCTGCTGCCTGTACTACCGGATCCCCGGCGGCGGCCTGTGCGGCGACTGCTGCCTGGACGCGCCGCCCGCCGTACGCCGGTGA
- a CDS encoding VOC family protein: protein MDVLSSRILLRPADPARSHRFYREVLGLAVHREFGPPDEPGVVYFLGQGLLEVSGRSDGTPPGPVMIWLQVRDVAAEHRRLREAGVTVLREPRQEPWGLVEMWIADPDGVRIVLVEVPADHPLRRDPRPLP from the coding sequence ATGGACGTGCTCAGCAGCCGCATCCTGCTGCGCCCGGCCGACCCGGCGCGCAGCCACCGCTTCTACCGGGAGGTCCTGGGCCTGGCCGTGCACCGCGAGTTCGGGCCGCCGGACGAGCCCGGCGTCGTCTACTTCCTCGGGCAGGGCCTGCTGGAGGTCTCCGGCCGGTCGGACGGCACGCCGCCGGGACCGGTGATGATCTGGCTCCAGGTGCGCGACGTGGCGGCCGAGCACCGCAGGCTGCGCGAGGCGGGGGTCACGGTGCTGCGCGAACCCCGGCAGGAGCCGTGGGGACTGGTCGAGATGTGGATCGCCGACCCCGACGGCGTGCGGATCGTCCTGGTGGAGGTGCCGGCCGACCATCCGCTCCGCCGCGACCCGCGGCCCCTGCCGTGA
- a CDS encoding chromosome segregation ATPase — translation MSNSDEPGVEGADLVARPGGRGVQGDAATGPGTDLETGPETGVARVGDPVTVWPCANCGRPVPQPVGGVRTIRYCQDNDGACAREARSRRERGRDAPGLTGQVAWTWEIVERLEKMADGLAESLTSELSVAGVERRIAEVRAEAARELAVAQSEREASQQQAEEARHEAAQARRRMEAAEEEARRARQEARTATAKRDAAQQAWQEAQQLAQQAVAAKQAAESERDRVAAREGELLAALESSRAELVSLHARLAEAEAAAEAQRAEAAVARQAAEELRTAVKDAEAARQQALQAAARAEEERTAARRAQAEAEAEAQRAAAQRTEAIGERDAALAQAQQAVAERDQANARAAEQSAQIQHLAQSVAELQAAMSALAAERDAARAEADRARRQIDTLLTQRQAGVLPGVTGTGTGGTGGIPVPGASATGGTGPFPAATIPDTSAGSSAVPRQPAYSTDPAGGGTEPARRNGDENREDPLYARP, via the coding sequence ATGTCGAACAGCGATGAGCCCGGCGTCGAGGGCGCGGACCTGGTCGCGCGCCCCGGCGGACGGGGCGTTCAGGGGGACGCTGCGACCGGCCCCGGGACCGACCTCGAGACCGGCCCCGAGACGGGCGTCGCCCGGGTGGGCGACCCGGTCACCGTGTGGCCCTGCGCCAACTGCGGCCGCCCGGTGCCGCAGCCGGTCGGCGGCGTCCGCACCATCCGTTACTGCCAGGACAACGACGGCGCCTGCGCCCGGGAGGCGCGCAGCCGCCGCGAGCGCGGCCGCGACGCCCCCGGACTGACCGGCCAGGTCGCCTGGACCTGGGAGATCGTCGAGCGGCTGGAGAAGATGGCCGACGGGCTGGCCGAGTCGCTGACCTCCGAGCTGAGCGTGGCCGGGGTGGAACGGCGCATCGCCGAGGTCCGCGCCGAGGCGGCCCGCGAGCTGGCCGTGGCGCAGAGCGAGCGCGAGGCCTCCCAGCAGCAGGCCGAGGAGGCCCGGCACGAGGCCGCCCAGGCCCGCCGGCGGATGGAGGCGGCCGAGGAGGAGGCCCGCCGCGCCCGCCAGGAGGCCAGGACGGCCACCGCCAAGCGGGACGCCGCCCAGCAGGCCTGGCAGGAGGCGCAGCAGCTGGCCCAGCAGGCGGTGGCCGCCAAGCAGGCCGCCGAGTCCGAACGCGACCGGGTCGCCGCCCGGGAGGGCGAGCTGCTGGCCGCGCTGGAGTCCAGCCGCGCTGAACTGGTGTCGCTGCACGCCCGGCTGGCCGAGGCCGAGGCGGCGGCGGAGGCGCAGCGGGCCGAGGCCGCGGTCGCCCGGCAGGCCGCCGAGGAACTGCGCACCGCCGTCAAGGACGCCGAGGCCGCGCGGCAGCAGGCGCTGCAGGCCGCCGCCAGGGCCGAGGAGGAGCGCACCGCCGCGCGCCGCGCCCAGGCCGAGGCCGAGGCCGAGGCGCAGCGGGCCGCCGCCCAGCGCACCGAGGCGATCGGGGAGCGCGACGCCGCGCTGGCCCAGGCCCAGCAGGCGGTCGCCGAACGCGACCAGGCCAACGCGCGCGCCGCCGAGCAGTCCGCCCAGATCCAGCACCTGGCCCAGTCGGTCGCCGAACTGCAGGCGGCGATGTCCGCGCTGGCGGCCGAACGGGACGCCGCCCGCGCCGAGGCCGACCGCGCCCGCCGCCAGATCGACACCCTCCTCACCCAGCGGCAGGCCGGCGTGCTGCCCGGGGTGACGGGGACCGGGACCGGCGGGACCGGCGGGATCCCGGTGCCCGGGGCGTCCGCCACCGGCGGGACCGGCCCGTTCCCGGCCGCCACCATTCCCGACACGTCCGCCGGGTCGTCCGCCGTGCCCCGGCAGCCCGCCTACTCCACCGACCCGGCGGGCGGCGGCACCGAGCCCGCGCGGCGCAACGGCGACGAGAACCGGGAGGATCCCCTGTACGCCCGGCCCTGA
- a CDS encoding FAD-dependent monooxygenase yields the protein MRTAVVAGGGIGGLAAAAALAARGWTVRVLERAPEFTEVGAGISLWPNALRALDVLGVGDRVRERAVPEAEIGVRAASGRWLMRTDVSELIRRYGPLVMIHRADLLAVLREAAGGADLVPSTEVAEVRAVPDGVEAVHTGGVTRADLVVGADGIRSAVRRSLWPGARPPRYAGYTAWRLLTRPAEPVHVGGETWGRGDRFGMAPLADGRVYCYAAAGVPPGGHSPDGELAELRRRFGAWHDPIPALLESASPESVLRHDIEELPPLKTFVRGRAVLLGDAAHAMTPNMGQGACQALEDAVTLAALLDTRSTVEEALAAYDSIRRPRAQRIARQSRLAGAPAQWSLLPAVVLRDTLTRLVPGSLTLRAMAPVLSWTPPA from the coding sequence ATGCGCACTGCCGTGGTGGCCGGAGGCGGGATCGGCGGGCTGGCCGCGGCGGCCGCGCTGGCCGCCCGCGGCTGGACGGTCCGGGTGCTGGAACGCGCCCCCGAGTTCACCGAGGTCGGCGCGGGCATCTCGCTGTGGCCGAACGCCCTGCGCGCCCTGGACGTCCTCGGCGTCGGCGACCGGGTGCGGGAGCGCGCCGTTCCCGAGGCCGAGATCGGCGTGCGGGCCGCCTCCGGCCGCTGGCTGATGCGCACCGACGTGTCGGAGCTGATCCGGCGGTACGGGCCGCTGGTGATGATCCACCGGGCCGATCTGCTCGCCGTCCTGCGCGAGGCCGCCGGCGGGGCCGACCTGGTCCCCTCCACCGAGGTCGCCGAGGTGCGGGCGGTCCCGGACGGGGTCGAGGCGGTCCACACCGGCGGCGTCACCCGGGCCGACCTCGTCGTCGGCGCGGACGGCATCCGCAGCGCCGTCCGTCGTTCGCTGTGGCCCGGGGCGCGCCCGCCCCGGTACGCCGGATACACCGCCTGGCGGCTGCTGACCCGGCCCGCCGAGCCGGTCCACGTCGGCGGCGAGACGTGGGGGAGAGGGGACCGGTTCGGCATGGCCCCGCTGGCGGACGGCCGGGTCTACTGTTACGCCGCCGCCGGCGTTCCGCCCGGCGGGCACAGCCCGGACGGCGAGCTGGCCGAGCTGCGCCGCCGCTTCGGCGCCTGGCACGACCCCATCCCCGCCCTCCTGGAGTCGGCCTCCCCGGAGTCCGTGCTGCGTCACGACATCGAGGAGCTGCCCCCGCTGAAGACCTTCGTCCGCGGCCGTGCGGTGCTGCTGGGGGACGCCGCCCACGCCATGACCCCCAACATGGGCCAGGGAGCCTGCCAGGCCCTCGAGGACGCGGTCACCCTCGCCGCCCTCCTCGACACCCGCTCCACGGTCGAGGAGGCCCTCGCCGCCTACGACTCGATACGCCGTCCCCGCGCCCAGCGCATCGCCCGCCAGTCCCGCCTGGCGGGCGCCCCGGCCCAATGGAGCCTGCTCCCGGCCGTCGTCCTCCGCGACACCCTGACCCGCCTGGTCCCCGGCTCCCTCACCCTGCGCGCCATGGCGCCCGTCCTGTCCTGGACGCCGCCCGCCTGA
- a CDS encoding TetR/AcrR family transcriptional regulator has product MDEQPDRRRRLADAAISTLAREGMRGLTHRAVDRAAGVPEGSTSYYFRTRQALLRAAVERLAELDTVEEELPEPAGRPDVAAIADAAAGLVELWATTARDRMLARYELALEANRRPELRAVYDTVGARYRRLAAGMLTALGATDPQRQAVLLVACLDGLLFDRLAGAGGAPGRAETAAVLRGLLESFLPDLTR; this is encoded by the coding sequence ATGGACGAGCAGCCGGACCGCCGCAGGCGGCTGGCCGACGCGGCGATCAGCACGCTGGCCCGGGAGGGGATGCGCGGGCTCACGCACCGGGCGGTGGACCGGGCCGCCGGGGTGCCCGAGGGCTCCACCTCGTACTACTTCCGTACCCGGCAGGCGCTGCTGCGGGCGGCGGTGGAACGGCTCGCCGAGCTGGACACCGTGGAGGAGGAGCTGCCGGAACCGGCCGGACGGCCGGACGTGGCGGCGATCGCCGACGCCGCCGCCGGGCTGGTGGAGCTGTGGGCGACGACCGCCCGTGACCGGATGCTGGCCCGCTACGAGCTGGCGCTGGAGGCCAACCGGCGCCCCGAGCTGCGCGCGGTCTACGACACGGTCGGCGCCCGCTACCGCAGGCTGGCCGCCGGGATGCTCACCGCGCTCGGGGCCACCGACCCGCAGCGGCAGGCCGTGCTGCTGGTGGCCTGCCTGGACGGGCTGCTGTTCGACCGGCTGGCCGGAGCGGGCGGGGCACCCGGCCGCGCCGAGACGGCCGCCGTGCTGCGCGGCCTGCTGGAGTCGTTCCTGCCGGACCTCACGCGGTGA